TTTTCTGCTATAATTTTACCTTTTTCTCCTACAACCTCTAATCGATTGCTCTCAATCTTCTCTCCAGTTGATGCTATAAATACCCCAGTTAAGTCATCTTCAAATTCCATCAGTCCAGTAAATTCATCTTCCACTTCTATAGTATGGTATTTTCCAATCTTACAATGACCCATTACTTTTTCTGGCATCCCAAATAACCACTGCATAATATCTAACTGGTGTTGGGCTTGATTTAATAAGACACCACCACCTTCTCCTTTTATTGTCCCTCTCCATTCATTCGAATCATAATAGCCTTGGGATCTATACATACCAATGGTCCAGTTCAACCGATTAATTTTTCCTATTAATTGCTTCTCTAATATTTTTTTGAGTTCAATATATATTGGCTCTAAACGTTTATCAAACATGATCCCAAATTTTTTTTGAGTTTTTTTTGCCAATTCATTCATTTGGAAGACTTCTACAATATCTGTTCCAGAAGGTTTTTCAATGAGAACATGCAAATTTTTTGCAAAAGCTAATTTTGCAAAGTATGGGTGTGACTGATGAGGGGTGCTAATGATGACAGCATCAATTGCATTTGATTGAATTAATGCTTCTCCTGTTTCATAGATTGTTACTCCACTTAAATGTTCTTTTACCCAGTTTGCTTTTTCTTCACTTCTACACGTTACTGCCGCGATCTTAGCGTTTTTGATTTTATTTTCATTTAGATGTTGACAATATGATTGACCTATTATTCCTAACCCAATTAATCCAATTTTTATATCTCTCAAATAATCACCTAATTTATAATTTATTTTACTTGCTTTTTCCTTTTATTGGATCGACTCATTTTTTTAATTTCTTTGATCATTTTATTAATCTCATTAGAACTAAAGATGGCTTCTCCTTTAACCATTTCTTCATCTTTAAGTTCCAAACCTTTTTTTCCAATGGTTAAAGCCATTTCCAAATCTTCATTGATATACAATTCATATGC
The genomic region above belongs to Natranaerovirga hydrolytica and contains:
- a CDS encoding Gfo/Idh/MocA family protein; translation: MRDIKIGLIGLGIIGQSYCQHLNENKIKNAKIAAVTCRSEEKANWVKEHLSGVTIYETGEALIQSNAIDAVIISTPHQSHPYFAKLAFAKNLHVLIEKPSGTDIVEVFQMNELAKKTQKKFGIMFDKRLEPIYIELKKILEKQLIGKINRLNWTIGMYRSQGYYDSNEWRGTIKGEGGGVLLNQAQHQLDIMQWLFGMPEKVMGHCKIGKYHTIEVEDEFTGLMEFEDDLTGVFIASTGEKIESNRLEVVGEKGKIIAENYHIKILTTDKDIEHTVNINETQFEENQMRKVEMIQNWINGIVFEEDSMVKGEEGILALIITQGFYQSFEKKQWIQLKDLFPYQS